One genomic window of Globicephala melas chromosome 8, mGloMel1.2, whole genome shotgun sequence includes the following:
- the FIBIN gene encoding fin bud initiation factor homolog, translating to MVFMKFLWMGFLCHLCQGYFDGPLYPEMSNGSLHHYFVPDGDYEENDDPEKCQLLFRVSDQRRCSQGEGSPASSLLSLTLREEFTVLGRQVEDAGRVLEGISKSISYDLDGEQSYGKYLRRESHQIGDAYSNSDKSLTELESKFKQGQEQDSRQESRLNEDFLGMLVHTRSLLKETLDISVGLRDKYELLALTIRSHGTRLGRLKNDYLKV from the coding sequence ATGGTGTTCATGAAGTTCCTCTGGATGGGTTTTCTGTGCCACCTGTGTCAGGGCTATTTCGATGGCCCTCTCTATCCAGAGATGTCCAATGGGTCTCTGCACCACTACTTTGTGCCCGACGGGGATTACGAGGAGAACGATGACCCCGAGAAGTGCCAGCTGCTCTTCAGGGTGAGTGACCAACGGCGCTGCTCTCAAGGGGAGGGGAGCCCAGCCAGCAGTCTGCTGAGCCTCACCCTGCGGGAGGAATTCACCGTGCTGGGCCGCCAGGTGGAGGACGCGGGACGCGTGCTGGAGGGCATCAGTAAGAGCATCTCCTACGACCTAGACGGGGAGCAGAGCTACGGCAAGTATCTGCGGCGGGAGTCCCACCAGATCGGGGATGCCTACTCCAACTCGGACAAGTCTCTCACTGAGCTGGAAAGCAAGTTCAAGCAGGGCCAGGAACAGGACAGCCGGCAAGAGAGCAGGCTCAACGAGGACTTCTTGGGGATGCTGGTCCACACCAGGTCCCTGCTGAAGGAAACGCTCGACATCTCCGTGGGGCTCAGGGACAAATACGAGCTGCTGGCCCTCACCATCAGAAGCCACGGGACCCGGCTAGGTCGGCTGAAAAACGATTATCTTAAAGTGTAG